GAGAATCAAGGTACTGAGATATTGATGGAATATCTTCCTGTAGTTTTGGTTCCCCATTTTCTGATTGATTTCCAGGGATGATATATCTATTCAACCAAACTCACTGTTTGCAAAGCCCAAAAgagaattgagttctttattGCTTTGTTTGACCTGCAGATTCCTCTTCCTCCTGTCGATGAAAAGAAGAAAGTAATAGAAGATGTTGACAAGGATAGACGGTATGCTATCGATGCCTCAATTGTGCGCATCATGAAGAGTCGTAAAGTTTTAGGTCATCAGCAGTTGGTCATGGAGTGTGTTGAGCAGTTGGGTCGCATGTTCAAGGTACTGATGCCACTTGTTGTCTGTAGGATTTATATCCTGTTTCTTTATCAGTTTTAACTTGCTGTTGTTTCTTGAAATGCGATTCTGCAGCCTGATTTCAAGGCAATAAAGAAGCGCATCGAGGATCTGATCACCCGAGACTATCTTGAAAGAGACAAAGACAACCCTAATTTGTTCAGGTATTTGGCCTGATGTCGCCGTGTTGACTGTCACACGATGAATTGATGCTATTTACTGCTGCAAATATAGCGAAGAAAGAGGGTCGGTTCATGGTGAAAACAAAAGCATATGTAAATGCCAGTATGTGAGGTGCAGCTTTTGGCGATTTGCTTACGAAGCAGTAGAAGAGAATGCTTGTACATTTTGCCTTCAAAACGAGGCATGGACAACTACCCCGTAAGATTGTGCACCCATGCTGGAGAAAATTGTATTTTGATTGCGTGAATTGGTTGAAAATGCACCCGGACTGACTGATCGGATCCCATCCTGTAATTTATTGCAGTGCCTACCCCCGTCTCACCACTCtagtttatgtttgtttgttaattgtttcttattttctttctcttactGAAAGGAAAAGTAAATCTTTAATTTCACTCCGAATTGCATTTtcattctgtttttttttttataatttttttcttcaaatagaTTTCTTTGCTTGATGTCATATCCAGGGCAACGCACCCAAGTCTCATGCTCTCCGCTTAAAGCCATTTGCTCCCAAAGATTATCGACAACGTCGTGTCATGTTGTCTTGTTATAGAACACACATCCCACATTCAGTGAATCAAGTTCCAATAATAACTGAACTCAAAGTTAACGCCTTATCTAATAAgagtaacaaaaaataaaaataaaaagatttcataacAAATGTCATTTCTGTATTTAGATCCAATCCCTGTTAAATGTATGTGACAGGGAACATGTGATTTGTTACGCGAGTGTTGAAGTGGTAGCAGTAGTAGTAGTAGGGACCGATGGATTGGATGTCTCCGTTTAGGCAGACCAGATCTTGTGTCgttgaaaccaaaaaaaaaaaaaaaaaaaaaaaaaagatcgtgTTTGTTTTGTCAATTGTCATTTTGCCCGTTGTCGTCGCTTACCTGCTCTACGCTTTCTTTCCGATGTGTGTCCACGTGCCAAAAGTGCATTGTTTTAAGCAGTacaattataattgtattattttttttagaaaaaaaatttaattgtaagtataattgtgtattaatatgtgcattaatctaacgtaattggtcaaaaattaattttatttaaaacagtactaatttaaattttgaatatgaatgaaatGTAACGATACataatttatacacaattttaaatataataatatttttttattatatttaaacacatcaaatcaaaagaaaattcaaagtaaaatttaaaataatattattttactacatAGTTATATACAAGTTGTTAAGTAgaagtaaatattatttttcataaaaaaattaatattaatgcgTAAATTAATTCATAACCTCACCTATTcctaacaaaactctttttcaagCCATTTTCACCGTTAAATTGTCAGGAGTTTAATAAAAAAGAGTACGTCATTGAcgagaataaagaaaaaaaaaaagagtgccaTTCCCTGTGACTGATGAAGAAGCCGTTGAATCAAAATGTCGTTTTTGCCCTTCGGAACGAACTGTCAAATTTTCATACGGAATTTTTTTATTGCATTCAACGGCAACTTCGAAATTGCAACGATATCGTATCCGCAACCTCGGCACATTCCAACGTTTTCAAGTCCGGTTTCTTGAACGACACCTTCACCAGCAACCATCTGATTAATTGCTACGTGAGACTCCAAAAAATCAACGATGCACGTAAATTGTTCGATGAAATGCCCGCACCCAACGTTGTATCGTGGACGTCACTTATGGCGGGCTATGTTGATGCGGGTCAACCCCAAATGGCTCTCAGTCTCTCTCGGGAAATGTACAGAAGTTCGGTCGTGCCTAATGATTTTACTTTTGCTACTATGATTAATGCTTGTTCGATTCTTGCTGATCTACAAGTAGGTAAAACAGTCCATGCGCATGTCGAAATATTGGGTTTTCGCTCTAACCTTGTTGTTTGTTCTTCACTTGTTGATATGTATGGGAAATGCAATGACGTTGATGAAGCTCGACGGGTTTTTGACTTGATGAGTTGTAGGAATGTTGTTTCTTGGACTTCAATGATCACCGCATATGCCCAGAACGCACAAGGCCATCATGCGCTCCAAATTTTTAGAGAATTCGGTGTATTGATGTTGGACCATCCAAATCACTTTATGTTGGCCAGTGTAATCAATGCTTGCGCAAGCTTGGGTAGACTAGTTTCTGGGAAAGTCGCACATGGAACTGTGATTCGTCGTAGCCATGATTCAAATGATGTGGTTGCAAGTGCACTCGTGGACATGTATGCCAAATGTGGATCTGTTAGTTATTCAGAAAAGGTATTCAGGAGGATTCGAAATCCTTCTGTGATTTCATATACTTCGATGATTGTAGGTGCTGCAAAGTACGGACTTGGTAACACCTCCCTCGATCTCTTTGAAGAAATGATTGATAGAAGAATAAAACCCAACGACATCACCTTTGTTGGGATCTTACATGCTTGTAGCCACTCAGGGCTCGTTGATGAAGGCCTTGAACACTTGAAATCCATGCATGTAAAACACGGGATCATTCCTGATGCCAAGCACTATACATGTGTTGTTGATATGCTTGGTCGAACAGGTCGTCTTGAGGAGGCCTACCAATTAGCAAAATCTATCCAGGTAGAATCTGATGAAGGGGCTTTGTTGTGGGGTACACTTCTTTCAGCTAGCAGGCTTCATGGCAGGGTTGATATTGCAGTTGAAGCCAGTAAGCGGCTAATAGAATCCAATCAACAAGTATCTGGTGCATATGTTACATTATCAAATGCTTATGCATTGGCTGGGCAGTGGGAGAATGTTCACAGCCTACGGTCTGAAATGAAGCGTACTGGAGTTTACAAGGAACCTGGTTGTAGCTGGGTTGAGATTAAGGATTCAAGTTATGTGTTCTATGCTGGAGATGTAGCTTCATGTCCACAGGGGAATAAACTTGTGGGTCTGTTGAGAGAGTTGGAGGAGAGAATGAAGGAAAGAGGCTATGTGGGAGGGAGTATAGGGTTGGTTTTTGTCGATGTGGAAGAGGAGGCCAAAGAAGAAATTGTGGGTCTGCACAGTGAAAGATTGGCCTTGGCTTTTGGATTGATAAACATCCCTAAAGGAGTTACAATCAGAGTGATGAAGAACTTGAGAATGTGTAGAGACTGTCACGAGGCTTTCAAGCTTATTAGCGATATCGTTGAGAGGGATTTTATGGTGAGAGATGTGAACAGATTTCATCATTTTGACAAAGGGTCATGCACTTGCAGAGATTTCTGGTAATGATCAACCAATATCACAAAGTTTAGATTATTATTGAATCTATACGTGCATGTATACTCTTAAAATCTACTCCTTAACACAATCAAAATTTCGAAAAAAGCCACCCAAAAAGTTTGACAATAGTCCAATTCCATGCCCATGGTCAGATGATAACCACTTGTACTAGACATGAGATCTTAATTGCATCCAAGCAAAAGATGTCCAAATGATAGAATTTTTACTGACAAGTTCACTTGTTAACATATTCTAGATGTCAAATTCTGCCACATCAGCTAACTTACAAAATTATGAGTTTtgacttctttctttcttcttcttctttttctttttcttttttttttttttttgtataaatttaatgGATTTCACAAGTAATTTTGTGGTTATGCATTGACTTGTAAGTGTTAGAATCACAAATAATATCAGTTCTCTAAGAGATTGGGAATTAGTCTGTCAatgtttctttcttctctatACGTGCAAGACCAGTAATTTGCTTGTGTACATGCTTTTGTTATGTTACATACGGTAGTTACTTTTGCATATTCTATGCacactctattaatatgattggccAAAGTAGTTATttgttgaatccaagatttcaagttttatgtaattatatatttacacatggattttaatgataacaaatgaattcaaagaataaagaagtctcaagctcaagttgtttacacaatggagtcaagcacatcaaggaaacaagcatgagtaagaagggaacaagttcacattaaaattatagagtaatgttgtaaatctcttcaaaattcgaaattaggattaatgctcaaaattaatattttatcataaagcattaaaatacattttccacatgtgcatgaatatttttgaaaattaaatttgaaaattttgaaagatgattgattgtcatcttttgcatgtgcatgccttgattaaagagttgaactttgaaaatattaaagatgattgattgtcatctttcacatgtgcatgttttatttgaatattttcaaaagtgattgatgcttttttagacttatacaaaaagtaaaagattaggtttgaattttttgaaaatgaaagtgtgctccttttttcatatgcaaaaagtaaaagattaggtttgaattttttgaaaatgaaagtgtgctcattttgtcatatgccaaaagtaaaacattaggtttgatttttttgaaaaagtgaatgatgttgtctttgacaattgaaaaagatgaactttttatttgaattttttgaaaaaatgaatgatgttgtctttgacatgtgaatctttttaaatttaaatatgaagtctcatatgcctataaatagatcatttgagagcttcacattcacaacatccagagcatacaacattcattcaaagctttcattctctattctctaagcattgagccttaatccttattcattttgagagatatagtttgtgttgtattgttcttatttcactcattgaggagtattttctgataatctacccactatcaatttttgtatcagaaaaatggtgtgtataacccttgtacgtgtagaaagtattctatacggggaatagttgaataaccacttgtaaggtgattgcaagtgtagagggtgttctacacggatcctttgtagcggtgttgttcaaaggtgtaataggtttctatcttcacctgaaggaggttgaatagtgaatttggaaatcctcaaggggtagcttgaggcgaggacgtaggcagtggggccaaacctcgttaacatactgagtttgcttctctcttacccttactctttatatttattgttatttcatattttgtttatattttatattatatatttgatttataattgttattttttttaatacaactcaattcaccctccctcttgtgttagtcatctgggcaacattattttatattaaaaaaatgatgcagtcaatcatattaatagattgtaaaaaaagtacacaaaaataactTTCACACGGAATTTTTGGTAACAATATGTGCGCAAATTCTTTTTCTTGTCTGTATTTCACCCTTCTGGGAACATCAACTGCATGCCGTGTGACAGATAGAAAGAAGTTGCCATGTAAAGGGAATTGATCATACAAAGCAGCAAAGACCAAATTCTGgatcttttcttgttttctttcatcttttttccccagttttaacttttttttatttgatctaaATCTGAGCTCACTACTACCTTggaaataattcaagaattcTGGTTAACGTTGGAATTGTTCACTTAAGGCACGTGACAGGCAAAGAATtctctaaattttcaaaatttcttataatttcattTCTAAACACCACTTAAACACGAAATActtatcaattttaaattttctactttttcatttaatcattattcaaaaacaaaaaccaatacagtttttccaaatttcatgacaaaacacaaaaccaaatacatcttttacaaatttccaaaaatatatacatatataaattatattaaaacaaatttttaattttatagtatttttattcaatttttattgaattttctctcttatttttcaaaacccaataaaacatcttaacttcaaccatttcactactattccaACAATTCTAAATCAGCTTGTATAGGCTTTGTTTTGAATCTTGATGCATGATGAAACTACAAACCCCATGCAAAAACCATGAACAAATCAAACTATTGATATTCATCATCCATGACATGCTCTCCACTGTATATAAACAAACTTCTCAACATGTTTTAGGCTAGAGTTCATAAGACACTTTGTTGTTGATTATATATCTGAGACAACCACCACCATCAGATTAACCACTCCTTGCTATATTGAACGTAATTCACAAAGGAAAATACTTCAGCAATAAATGAATTACACAcaagtaaacttacaaactgatgtgacttgatgtggtacgtcagattataaaattacttttattacaaAGCAGATATAATGAATTCCATCGAGccacatcaatttgtgagtttattttgtataatctcgtttgtgggtttattttgtataatctctttatgtATGTAAGCAGTTCTCATCCACAAATAGCCAATCCCAAGGGTTCCATCTaaatacaaatttcacaatCAGAATACAAGGTACACAAGTTTCActtgttttaaacaaataatacCTGGGGTCACTACAAAACCATGATATAGAAAAGAAGGGAAGGAAAAAGCTTTAGCGACCAAAAAAGCTTTGATTCTTTTATCATGTAAACTATACATCAACCGCTTTTGTGCATAGCCTTCTTAGAACAGAAATGCACTTCGAGCTGTGCTTTTATTACAATCTACAGATTCTATACTGAAACGAATGATACATAAATAGGAGTGGAAATTTAGATAGAAACAGGGAGAGCCTATGTGAAATCTGTTCATCGGTACTCGCAGCTGCTTGTCATCAAGTCAATGCACCCATTCATTAACCTAAAACCAACAT
This genomic interval from Carya illinoinensis cultivar Pawnee chromosome 2, C.illinoinensisPawnee_v1, whole genome shotgun sequence contains the following:
- the LOC122300441 gene encoding pentatricopeptide repeat-containing protein At4g15720 isoform X1, producing the protein MKKPLNQNVVFALRNELSNFHTEFFYCIQRQLRNCNDIVSATSAHSNVFKSGFLNDTFTSNHLINCYVRLQKINDARKLFDEMPAPNVVSWTSLMAGYVDAGQPQMALSLSREMYRSSVVPNDFTFATMINACSILADLQVGKTVHAHVEILGFRSNLVVCSSLVDMYGKCNDVDEARRVFDLMSCRNVVSWTSMITAYAQNAQGHHALQIFREFGVLMLDHPNHFMLASVINACASLGRLVSGKVAHGTVIRRSHDSNDVVASALVDMYAKCGSVSYSEKVFRRIRNPSVISYTSMIVGAAKYGLGNTSLDLFEEMIDRRIKPNDITFVGILHACSHSGLVDEGLEHLKSMHVKHGIIPDAKHYTCVVDMLGRTGRLEEAYQLAKSIQVESDEGALLWGTLLSASRLHGRVDIAVEASKRLIESNQQVSGAYVTLSNAYALAGQWENVHSLRSEMKRTGVYKEPGCSWVEIKDSSYVFYAGDVASCPQGNKLVGLLRELEERMKERGYVGGSIGLVFVDVEEEAKEEIVGLHSERLALAFGLINIPKGVTIRVMKNLRMCRDCHEAFKLISDIVERDFMVRDVNRFHHFDKGSCTCRDFW
- the LOC122300441 gene encoding pentatricopeptide repeat-containing protein At4g15720 isoform X2 is translated as MKKPLNQNVVFALRNELSNFHTEFFYCIQRQLRNCNDIVSATSAHSNVFKSGFLNDTFTSNHLINCYVRLQKINDARKLFDEMPAPNVVSWTSLMAGYVDAGQPQMALSLSREMYRSSVVPNDFTFATMINACSILADLQVGKTVHAHVEILGFRSNLVVCSSLVDMYGKCNDVDEARRVFDLMSCRNVVSWTSMITAYAQNAQGHHALQIFREFGVLMLDHPNHFMLASVINACASLGRLVSGKVAHGTVIRRSHDSNDVVASALVDMYAKCGSVSYSEKVFRRIRNPSVISYTSMIVGAAKYGLGNTSLDLFEEMIDRRIKPNDITFVGILHACSHSGLVDEGLEHLKSMHVKHGIIPDAKHYTCVVDMLGRTGRLEEAYQLAKSIQVESDEGALLWGTLLSASRLHGRVDIAVEASKRLIESNQQVSGAYVTLSNAYALAGQWENVHSLRSEMKRTGVYKEPGCSWVEIKDSSYVFYAGDVASCPQGNKLVGLLRELEERMKERGYVGGSIGLVFVDVEEEAKEEIVGLHSERLALAFGLINIPKGVTIRVMKNLRMCRDCHEAFKLISDIVERDFMVRDVNRFHHFDKGSCTCRDF